In Nocardia sputorum, a single genomic region encodes these proteins:
- a CDS encoding acyl-CoA carboxylase subunit beta, with protein sequence MTGTEAKLEELVKILTIAAEPAGEAGVAKREKKGVPSVRQRVNMLLDPGTFIETGALARQPDRPDALYGDGLVTGRGLIGGRPVVVIAHDQTVYGGSVGITSARKFMRALQLAFDNACPVVTINDSGGARIQDAVGSIASFGDISRVLEKLSGYVPQVSIILGKCAAGSVYGPINTDVLIGTKDSYMFVTGPEVIKAVNGEDITAEELGGAEVQAKRGTLHHVADTEQEAYEWARNYLSYMPTSCLEQPPIVNPGLEPEITATDRELDTIIPDSDRAGYDMHEILLRIFDDGEFHEIRAAFAPNLITGFARVDGYPVGVIANQPLVLGGSIDAACSDKSTYFIRLCDAFNIPLVFVADTPGVLPGLEQEANGVIIRGGRVPRAIIEATVPIINLVVRKSYGGAYGMMAARQVGADISFAWPTARIAVIGAESAVDLIGKRQLAAVPEEHRAAAREFMINQYNETIATPWIAAERGYIDAVIEPSRTRLEIRNALRLLRDKPPVKPEFNPRKHPVYPM encoded by the coding sequence GTGACAGGTACCGAGGCGAAGCTCGAGGAACTGGTCAAGATCCTGACGATTGCTGCGGAACCGGCAGGTGAGGCCGGTGTCGCCAAGCGGGAGAAGAAGGGCGTTCCGAGCGTTCGCCAGCGTGTGAACATGCTGCTCGACCCCGGGACGTTCATCGAGACCGGTGCGTTGGCTCGTCAGCCCGACCGACCGGATGCTCTCTACGGTGACGGGCTGGTCACCGGTCGCGGCCTGATCGGGGGCCGTCCGGTGGTGGTGATCGCCCACGATCAGACCGTGTACGGCGGGTCGGTCGGTATCACGTCCGCCCGAAAGTTCATGCGGGCGCTGCAACTCGCGTTCGACAACGCATGCCCGGTGGTGACGATCAATGATTCCGGCGGTGCGCGTATCCAGGACGCGGTGGGTTCGATCGCTTCGTTCGGTGATATTTCGCGGGTGTTGGAGAAACTGTCCGGGTATGTGCCGCAGGTGTCGATCATTCTCGGCAAGTGCGCGGCCGGTTCGGTGTACGGGCCGATCAACACCGACGTGCTCATCGGCACCAAGGATTCCTACATGTTCGTCACCGGGCCGGAGGTGATCAAAGCCGTCAACGGTGAGGACATCACCGCCGAGGAGCTCGGGGGCGCCGAGGTCCAAGCCAAACGCGGCACCCTGCATCACGTGGCCGACACCGAGCAGGAAGCCTACGAGTGGGCGCGCAACTACCTGAGCTACATGCCGACGAGCTGTCTCGAGCAGCCGCCGATCGTGAACCCCGGCCTGGAGCCGGAGATCACTGCTACCGACCGGGAGCTCGACACGATCATCCCGGATTCCGATCGCGCCGGTTACGACATGCACGAGATCCTGCTGCGGATCTTCGACGACGGTGAATTCCACGAGATCCGCGCCGCGTTCGCCCCGAATCTGATCACCGGGTTCGCCAGGGTCGACGGTTATCCGGTCGGTGTGATCGCCAACCAGCCGCTGGTGCTGGGCGGTTCCATCGACGCCGCCTGCTCGGACAAGTCGACCTACTTCATCCGGCTCTGCGACGCGTTCAATATCCCGCTGGTGTTCGTCGCGGACACCCCGGGCGTGCTGCCGGGCCTCGAGCAGGAAGCCAACGGTGTGATCATCCGCGGCGGGCGGGTACCGCGCGCGATCATCGAGGCGACGGTCCCGATCATCAACCTGGTCGTGCGCAAGTCTTACGGTGGCGCCTACGGCATGATGGCGGCCCGACAGGTGGGCGCCGATATCAGTTTCGCCTGGCCGACGGCCCGGATCGCGGTGATCGGCGCCGAGAGCGCGGTCGACCTCATCGGCAAGCGGCAATTGGCGGCGGTGCCCGAGGAGCATCGGGCAGCGGCGCGCGAGTTCATGATCAACCAGTACAACGAGACGATCGCCACCCCGTGGATCGCCGCCGAACGCGGCTACATCGACGCGGTCATCGAACCGTCGCGGACCCGTCTGGAGATCCGGAACGCGCTACGCCTGTTGCGGGACAAGCCGCCGGTCAAGCCGGAGTTCAACCCGCGCAAGCATCCGGTGTACCCGATGTGA
- a CDS encoding WXG100 family type VII secretion target — MAFDVATQCRDGYSALETDVRDMLGSWTGSNAGAFAAGWEEFHQGAVRVWDALFELAEKLGITADTVRGADQSFAAGVSSLDLP, encoded by the coding sequence TTGGCGTTCGATGTCGCCACTCAATGCCGGGACGGGTACTCGGCGCTGGAGACCGATGTCCGGGACATGCTGGGAAGCTGGACCGGTAGTAACGCCGGCGCTTTCGCGGCCGGGTGGGAAGAGTTCCATCAGGGTGCGGTGCGGGTGTGGGATGCGTTGTTCGAGTTGGCGGAGAAGCTGGGGATCACCGCGGACACCGTGCGCGGCGCCGATCAATCATTCGCGGCGGGCGTCAGCTCGCTCGATCTGCCCTGA
- a CDS encoding type Z 30S ribosomal protein S14, translating to MAKKALVNKANAKPKFAVRAYTRCQRCGRPHAVYRKFGLCRVCLREMAHRGELPGVHKSSW from the coding sequence ATGGCTAAGAAAGCACTGGTCAACAAGGCCAACGCCAAGCCGAAGTTCGCTGTCCGCGCCTACACCCGCTGCCAGCGCTGCGGCCGCCCGCACGCGGTCTACCGCAAGTTCGGCCTCTGCCGCGTGTGCCTGCGCGAAATGGCGCACCGGGGCGAGCTGCCCGGCGTGCACAAGAGCTCCTGGTGA
- a CDS encoding WXG100 family type VII secretion target, whose translation MSDEQAFSVDLDKLENLAARIRGFAGLLSDQLAAIDQKVKEVDAASAGAAMVAYREAHGEWLRGATDIREGLTALEEAVKLAHDGYTGAVAEGLRILGV comes from the coding sequence ATGTCCGATGAACAGGCGTTTTCGGTCGATCTCGACAAGCTCGAAAACTTGGCCGCCCGAATTCGAGGCTTCGCGGGATTGCTTTCCGATCAGCTTGCGGCGATCGACCAGAAGGTCAAGGAGGTCGATGCCGCGTCGGCCGGTGCGGCAATGGTGGCCTACCGTGAGGCGCACGGCGAATGGCTCAGGGGCGCTACAGATATCCGAGAAGGGCTCACTGCTTTGGAAGAGGCCGTGAAGCTCGCCCACGATGGCTATACCGGCGCTGTTGCCGAGGGCTTGAGGATCCTCGGGGTATGA
- a CDS encoding DUF397 domain-containing protein: protein MTADLSGARWFKSSYSASNGQCVEIAHLTNGTVGMRDSKNPTGPTLTFTPTAWDTFLSATKSGHFPNS from the coding sequence GTGACCGCTGACCTATCTGGAGCCCGCTGGTTCAAGAGCAGCTACAGCGCCTCCAACGGCCAATGCGTAGAGATCGCCCACCTGACCAACGGCACAGTCGGAATGCGCGACTCCAAAAATCCGACCGGCCCCACCCTGACCTTCACCCCCACCGCCTGGGACACCTTCCTGTCCGCAACCAAAAGCGGCCATTTCCCCAACAGCTGA